In the Streptomyces sp. cg36 genome, one interval contains:
- a CDS encoding biotin carboxylase N-terminal domain-containing protein has protein sequence MIQSVLVANRAEIASRVFRTCRDLGISTVAVHSDPDAALPYVREADAAVRLPGAAPAETYLRGELLVKAALAAGADAVHPGYGFLSENAGFARAVEDAGLTWIGPPPAAIGAMASKTRAKELMAAAGVPLLAPVDPAKATAADLPLLLKAAAGGGGRGMRIVRELDVLEAELAAASAEARAAFGDGEVFAEPYVERGRHVEVQIMADAHGTVWALGTRDCSLQRRHQKVIEEAPAPGLPEGLRARLRTAAVAAARAVSYRGAGTVEFLVDAGGRAYFLEMNTRLQVEHPVTEAVFGLDLVALQLRVAEGDALPAEPPEPSGHAVEARLYAEDPARGWTPQTGVLHRLAVPDGVRLDRGYGDGDTVGVHYDAMLAKVVVHAPTRAAAVRGLARALERAAVHGPTTNRDLLVRSLRHPDFAAGHLDTGFYDRHLAELTAPREGEAHAALAAALADASARSSRFGGGWRNLPSQPQSKRYGDHEIRYRRTREGLHAEGFPDVRVEAAEPGRVRLEIGGVAREFTVTRYGDRVYVDTAAGSYALTAHPRFTDPSELVAPGSLLAPMPGVVVRVADGLAEGAEVAAGQPLIWLEAMKMTHPITAPAAGTLTALHAAPGRQVEVGALLAVVHTAPEAQEDQPS, from the coding sequence ATGATCCAGTCCGTTCTTGTCGCCAACCGGGCCGAGATAGCCTCCCGGGTCTTTCGCACCTGCCGCGACCTGGGCATCTCCACGGTCGCCGTGCACTCCGACCCGGACGCGGCACTCCCGTACGTACGGGAGGCCGACGCGGCCGTGCGGCTGCCGGGGGCCGCGCCCGCGGAGACCTATCTGCGCGGCGAACTGCTCGTGAAGGCCGCCCTGGCGGCGGGCGCCGACGCGGTGCACCCCGGGTACGGGTTCCTCTCCGAGAACGCCGGCTTCGCCCGCGCGGTCGAGGACGCCGGGCTGACCTGGATCGGCCCGCCGCCCGCCGCCATCGGGGCCATGGCCTCCAAGACCCGGGCCAAGGAGCTGATGGCGGCGGCCGGGGTGCCGCTGCTGGCCCCCGTCGACCCGGCGAAGGCCACCGCCGCCGACCTCCCGCTGCTCCTGAAGGCGGCGGCGGGCGGCGGCGGGCGCGGCATGCGGATCGTGCGCGAACTGGACGTCCTGGAGGCCGAGTTGGCGGCGGCCTCGGCGGAGGCCCGCGCCGCCTTCGGGGACGGCGAGGTGTTCGCCGAGCCGTACGTCGAGCGCGGACGCCATGTCGAGGTGCAGATCATGGCCGACGCGCACGGCACGGTCTGGGCGCTCGGCACCCGCGACTGCTCGCTCCAGCGCCGCCACCAGAAGGTGATCGAGGAGGCGCCCGCGCCCGGACTGCCCGAGGGGCTGCGCGCCCGGCTGCGCACCGCCGCCGTGGCCGCCGCCCGGGCCGTCTCCTACCGGGGCGCGGGCACGGTCGAGTTCCTGGTCGACGCCGGGGGCCGGGCGTACTTCCTGGAGATGAACACCCGCCTCCAGGTCGAACACCCGGTCACCGAGGCCGTGTTCGGTCTCGACCTGGTTGCGCTCCAGCTCCGGGTGGCCGAGGGCGACGCCCTGCCCGCCGAACCGCCCGAGCCGTCCGGGCACGCCGTCGAGGCGCGGCTGTACGCGGAGGACCCGGCCCGCGGCTGGACCCCGCAGACCGGCGTCCTGCACCGGCTGGCCGTGCCGGACGGGGTGCGCCTGGACCGGGGCTACGGCGACGGCGACACCGTCGGCGTCCACTACGACGCCATGCTCGCCAAGGTCGTCGTCCACGCCCCGACCCGCGCCGCCGCCGTACGCGGACTCGCCCGCGCGCTGGAGCGGGCCGCGGTGCACGGCCCCACCACCAACCGCGACCTGCTCGTACGCTCCCTGCGCCACCCCGACTTCGCGGCCGGGCACCTGGACACCGGCTTCTACGACCGGCACCTGGCGGAGCTGACCGCGCCGCGCGAGGGGGAGGCGCACGCGGCGCTCGCCGCCGCGCTCGCCGACGCGTCGGCCCGCTCCTCCCGGTTCGGCGGGGGCTGGCGCAACCTGCCGTCCCAGCCGCAGAGCAAGCGGTACGGCGACCACGAGATCCGCTACCGCCGCACCCGCGAAGGACTCCATGCCGAGGGCTTCCCGGACGTACGCGTGGAGGCGGCCGAGCCGGGCCGGGTGCGGCTCGAAATCGGCGGGGTGGCACGGGAGTTCACCGTCACCCGGTACGGCGACCGGGTGTACGTCGACACCGCGGCCGGGTCGTACGCCCTCACCGCGCACCCCCGCTTCACCGACCCCAGCGAACTCGTCGCCCCCGGCTCGCTGCTCGCCCCCATGCCGGGGGTGGTGGTCCGGGTCGCCGACGGGCTCGCCGAAGGGGCCGAGGTCGCCGCCGGACAGCCGCTGATCTGGCTGGAGGCCATGAAGATGACCCACCCCATCACCGCCCCCGCCGCCGGAACCCTCACCGCGCTCCACGCCGCCCCCGGCCGCCAGGTCGAGGTCGGCGCCCTGCTCGCCGTCGTGCACACCGCCCCCGAAGCACAGGAGGACCAGCCGTCATGA
- a CDS encoding acyl-CoA dehydrogenase family protein, translating into MTARSSTIESQELKDLRAAVAALGQRHGRGHDRRVLWAEAAKLGYLGVNLPEEHGGGGGGMAELSIVLEELGAAGCPLLMMVVSPAICGTVIARFGTEEQRRAWLPGLADGSLTMAFGITEPDAGSNSHRITTTARRDAESGGWILDGRKVFVSGVDIADATLIVGRTEDARTGSLKPCLFIVPRDAPGFGRSMIDMEIQAEEKQFELVLDEVRLPAEALVGDEDAGLLQLFAGLNPERIMTAAFAIGMGRYALDRALAYARERQVWKQPIGAHQAIAHPLAQAHIELELARLMMQKAAALYDAGDDAGAGEAANMAKYAAAEACVKAVDQAVHTLGGNGLTREYGLAALVTAARVARIAPVSREMILNYVSHQTLGLPKSY; encoded by the coding sequence ATGACCGCACGAAGCAGCACCATCGAGAGCCAGGAACTCAAGGACCTGCGGGCCGCCGTCGCCGCCCTCGGGCAGCGCCACGGCCGCGGCCACGACCGCCGGGTGCTGTGGGCCGAGGCCGCCAAGCTCGGCTACCTGGGGGTGAACCTGCCCGAGGAACACGGCGGCGGGGGCGGCGGCATGGCCGAACTCTCCATCGTGCTGGAGGAGTTGGGGGCGGCGGGCTGCCCGCTGCTGATGATGGTCGTCTCGCCCGCGATCTGCGGCACGGTCATCGCCCGCTTCGGCACCGAGGAGCAGCGCCGCGCCTGGCTGCCGGGGCTCGCGGACGGCTCGCTGACCATGGCGTTCGGCATCACCGAGCCCGACGCGGGCTCCAACTCGCACCGCATCACCACCACCGCCCGCCGCGACGCGGAGAGCGGCGGCTGGATACTGGACGGCCGCAAGGTCTTCGTCTCCGGCGTCGACATCGCGGACGCCACGCTGATCGTCGGCCGCACCGAGGACGCCCGCACCGGCAGCCTCAAGCCGTGTCTGTTCATCGTGCCGCGCGACGCCCCGGGCTTCGGCCGCTCGATGATCGACATGGAGATCCAGGCCGAGGAGAAGCAGTTCGAGCTGGTCCTCGACGAGGTGCGGCTGCCCGCGGAGGCGCTGGTGGGCGACGAGGACGCGGGGCTGCTCCAGCTCTTCGCCGGGCTCAACCCCGAGCGGATCATGACGGCCGCGTTCGCGATCGGCATGGGCCGCTACGCGCTGGACCGGGCGCTGGCGTACGCGCGCGAGCGGCAGGTGTGGAAGCAGCCCATCGGCGCCCACCAGGCCATCGCCCACCCGCTGGCCCAGGCGCACATCGAGCTGGAGCTGGCCCGGCTGATGATGCAGAAGGCGGCGGCGCTCTACGACGCGGGCGACGACGCGGGCGCGGGCGAGGCCGCCAACATGGCCAAGTACGCGGCGGCCGAAGCCTGTGTGAAGGCCGTGGACCAGGCCGTGCACACCCTCGGCGGCAACGGCCTCACCCGGGAGTACGGGCTGGCGGCGCTGGTCACGGCGGCGCGCGTGGCGCGGATCGCGCCGGTCAGCCGCGAAATGATCCTGAACTATGTCTCGCATCAGACGCTGGGGCTTCCCAAGTCGTACTAG